The following coding sequences are from one Dermacentor andersoni chromosome 5, qqDerAnde1_hic_scaffold, whole genome shotgun sequence window:
- the LOC140218451 gene encoding uncharacterized protein: MAERVQSRDEEVTKYVREKERMCTRVKLSLPDTITEIVRCLWSTEMSFALRDRSYRSVDELLQAIKAYENLTESREKQFPSAQRFGSRSRPSSGHQPFPSSTEVDDAVRSSTVREGVRHAHGVRCYNCQKTGHLSRQCSEPRRPLHCTKCNYDGHSTKFCLNQGRSENVTNIVRTTPSKRVYKSVCIDGKWMLVLLDMGANVSLFKLTPSVQLNRELTAPPGAAIRAVGGQRSSLGELDLRVCVDDVDLPAVHFYIVSDDAFVGPDVIDLPDLLLVRSGGCAHLLNQREAQELAGLVAELERLREVGRQGSRKR; encoded by the coding sequence ATGGCCGAACGAGTTCAGAGTCGTGACGAGGAGGTGACGAAGTACGTCAGAGAAAAGGAACGAATGTGCACCAGGGTCAAGCTAAGTCTGCCGGACACAATTACCGAGATTGTCAGATGCCTCTGGTCGACTGAAATGAGTTTCGCGCTGCGGGACAGAAGCTACAGAAGTGTGGACGAGTTGCTTCAAGCTATCAAAGCGTATGAAAATTTAACAGAAAGCCGCGAAAAGCAATTCCCATCGGCACAAAGATTCGGCAGCCGAAGCCGACCGAGCAGTGGCCACCAGCCATTTCCTTCGTCAACAGAAGTAGACGATGCTGTACGCAGCAGTACCGTGCGAGAAGGAGTGCGACACGCGCACGGAGTACGTTGTTACAACTGCCAAAAAACTGGCCACCTGTCGCGTCAGTGTTCTGAGCCACGGCGCCCACTTCACTGCACGAAGTGCAATTACGATGGGCACAGCACGAAATTTTGTCTGAATCAGGGCCGCTCAGAGAACGTGACCAATATTGTACGCACCACACCTTCAAAGAGGGTGTACAAAAGCGTTTGCATTGACGGCAAATGGATGCTCGTTCTTCTCGATATGGGTGCCAATGTGAGCTTGTTCAAGCTGACGCCATCCGTGCAGCTGAACAGGGAGCTTACGGCACCTCCCGGAGCGGCCATACGCGCTGTGGGTGGACAGCGGTCATCCCTCGGCGAACTGGACTTAAGGGTGTGCGTCGATGATGTTGATCTTCCCGCCGTCCACTTTTACATAGTCAGCGACGACGCCTTTGTTGGACCGGACGTGATTGACTTGCCCGATTTGCTTCTGGTCCGTAGTGGTGGGTGTGCCCATTTGCTAAACCAAAGGGAAGCACAAGAGCTGGCAGGTCTTGTTGCAGAATTGGAAAGACTGAGAGAGGTCGGTCGTCAAGGGTCGCGAAAGCGTTGA